Proteins encoded in a region of the Micropterus dolomieu isolate WLL.071019.BEF.003 ecotype Adirondacks linkage group LG09, ASM2129224v1, whole genome shotgun sequence genome:
- the srd5a1 gene encoding 3-oxo-5-alpha-steroid 4-dehydrogenase 1 gives MNTLLSRLFSSEEEELYILDCMAYLMVFMAACTFVTLLFENVPYGRYATSKYGFPVNVKFAWFVQELPAFLVPLCLVVWTSSGKTSLLPNQLLIAMYFCHYIQRSLIYPFLIRGGKATPFASFALAFVFCIYNGYMQIRYLSHYAEYPANWVTHPCCIAGSVLWLVGWLVNVHSDHILRNLRKPGETGYKIPTGGMFEYVSGANFLGEITEWAGFALAGHSVHSSAFAVFTTVVLASRAVAHHKWYLAKFEDYPKSRKALIPFLF, from the exons ATGAACACACTGCTCTCCCGGCTCTTCTCCTCggaggaagaggagctgtaTATTTTGGACTGCATGGCTTACTTAATGGTTTTCATGGCAGCCTGCACTTTCGTTACTTTGCTTTTCGAAAATGTCCCATACGGGCGATACGCTACCAGCAAATATGGTTTTCCAGTAAATGTCAAGTTTGCTTGGTTCGTCCAGGAGCTGCCTGCCTTCCTGGTGCCTTTGTGTCTGGTAGTTTGGACATCCTCTGGGAAAACCTCCCTACTGCCAAACCAGCTGCTCATTGCCATGTATTTCTGCCACTATATCCAGAG ATCCCTTATTTATCCATTTTTAATCCGAGGAGGTAAAGCAACACCATTTGCCTCTTTTGCCCTGGCCTTTGTTTTCTGCATCTATAATGGCTACATGCAGATCAGATACCTGAGCCATTACGCAGAGTACCCTGCAAACTGGGTTACACATCCATGCTGCATCGCAG GGTCTGTACTGTGGTTGGTCGGTTGGCTGGTGAATGTGCACTCTGACCACATCCTAAGGAACCTGAGAAAGCCCGGAGAGACTGGTTACAAGATTCCCACAG GCGGAATGTTTGAATATGTGTCTGGAGCCAACTTCTTAGGAGAGATAACAGAGTGGGCAGGCTTCGCTCTGGCGGGCCACTCTGTTCACAGTTCAGCTTTTGCCGTCTTTACCACAGTGGTCCTCGCCAGCAGGGCTGTGGCCCACCACAA ATGGTACCTCGCTAAGTTTGAAGACTACCCTAAAAGTAGAAAGGCCCTGATTCCCTTCTTGTTCTAA